Proteins encoded within one genomic window of Papio anubis isolate 15944 chromosome X, Panubis1.0, whole genome shotgun sequence:
- the ARMCX3 gene encoding armadillo repeat-containing X-linked protein 3: protein MGYARKVGWVTAGLVIGAGACYCIYKLTRGRKQNKEKMAEGGSGDVDDAGDCSGARYNDWSDDDDDSNESKSIVWYPPWARIGTEAGTRARARARARATRARRAVQKRASPNSDDTILSPQELQKVLCLVEMSEKPYILEAALIALGNNAAYAFNRDIIRDLGGLPIVAKILNTRDPIVKEKALIVLNNLSVNAENQRRLKVYMNQVCDDTITSRLNSSVQLAGLRLLTNMTVTNEYQHMLANSISDFFRLFSAGNEETKLQVLKLLLNLAENPAMTRELLRAQVPSSLGSLFNKKENKEVILKLLVIFENINDNFKWEENEPTQNQFGEGSLFFFLKEFQVCADKVLGIESHHDFLVKVKVGKFMAKLAEHMFPKSQE from the coding sequence ATGGGCTACGCCAGGAAAGTAGGCTGGGTGACTGCAGGCCTGGTGATTGGGGCTGGCGCCTGCTATTGCATTTATAAACTGACTAggggaagaaaacagaacaaggAAAAAATGGCTGAGGGTGGATCTGGGGATGTGGATGATGCTGGGGACTGTTCTGGGGCCAGGTATAATGACTggtctgatgatgatgatgacagcaaTGAGAGCAAGAGTATAGTATGGTACCCACCTTGGGCCCGGATTGGGACTGAAGCTGGAACCAGAGCCAGGGCCAGGGCAAGGGCCAGGGCTACCCGGGCACGTCGGGCTGTCCAGAAACGGGCTTCCCCCAATTCAGATGATACCATTTTGTCCCCTCAAGAGCTGCAAAAGGTTCTTTGCTTGGTTGAGATGTCTGAAAAGCCTTATATTCTTGAAGCAGCTTTAATTGCTCTGGGTAACAATGCTGCTTATGCATTTAACAGAGATATTATTCGTGATCTTGGTGGTCTCCCAATTGTCGCAAAGATTCTCAATACGCGGGATCCCATAGTTAAGGAAAAGGCTTTAATTGTCCTGAATAACTTGAGTGTGAATGCTGAAAATCAGCGCAGGCTTAAGGTATACATGAATCAAGTGTGTGATGACACAATCACTTCTCGATTGAACTCATCTGTGCAGCTTGCTGGACTGAGATTGCTTACAAATATGACTGTTACTAATGAGTATCAGCACATGCTTGCTAATTCCATTTCTGACTTTTTTCGTTTATTTTCAGCGGGAAATGAAGAAACCAAACTTCAGGTTCTGAAACTCCTTTTGAATTTGGCTGAAAATCCAGCCATGACTAGGGAACTGCTCAGGGCCCAAGTACCATCTTCACTGGGCTCCCTCTTTAATAAGAAGGAGAACAAAGAAGTTATTCTTAAACTTCTGGTCATATTTGAGAATATAAATGATAATTtcaaatgggaagaaaatgaacCTACTCAGAATCAATTCGGTGAaggttcactttttttctttttaaaagaatttcaagTGTGTGCTGATAAGGTTCTGGGAATAGAAAGCCACCATGATTTTTTGGTGAAAGTAAAAGTTGGAAAATTCATGGCCAAACTGGCTGAACATATGTTCCCAAAGAGCCAGGAataa